The Castor canadensis chromosome 13, mCasCan1.hap1v2, whole genome shotgun sequence genome has a window encoding:
- the Cdkn2b gene encoding cyclin-dependent kinase 4 inhibitor B, with protein MREDDKGMLGGGASDAGLANAAARGQVEKVRQLLEAGADPNGVNRFGRRPIQVMMMGSARVAELLLLYGAEPNCADSATLTRPVHDAAREGFLDTLVALHGAGARLDVRDAWGRLPVDLAEERGHRHVARYLHAAVGD; from the exons ATGCGAGAGGACGACAAGGGCATGCTCGGCGGTGGCGCCAGTGATGCGGGTCTGGCCAACGCCGCGGCGCGGGGGCAGGTGGAGAAGGTGCGACAGCTCCTGGAAGCCGGAGCAGATCCCAACGGAGTCAACCGCTTCGGGAGGCGCCCGATCCAG GTCATGATGATGGGCAGCGCTCGTGTGGCGGAGCTGCTACTGCTCTACGGCGCAGAGCCCAACTGCGCTGATTCCGCCACGCTCACCCGGCCTGTGCACGATGCAGCCCGGGAGGGCTTCCTGGACACGCTGGTGGCGCTGCATGGGGCTGGGGCGCGGCTGGATGTGCGAGACGCCTGGGGCCGTCTACCGGTGGACCTGGCTGAGGAGCGGGGCCACCGTCATGTCGCGCGCTACCTGCACGCAGCTGTAGGGGACTGA